One window from the genome of Dyadobacter sp. CECT 9275 encodes:
- a CDS encoding chloride channel protein, with amino-acid sequence MRNSSIKKYYSFLKFRRNFTRYGINKFRSYEIVVFWLKSILTRSQFLILSGILVGCTAGFAGVILKSLVHYIHYLISAKVHFEGQILFYLIFPFLGIVITTLVVKYVFNGQDKKGIPLILFEIAQNESRVSSVKMYSQVVQSAITVGLGGSAGLESPIAVTGAAIGSNFAQTYKLNYKERTLLLAAGATAGIASAFNAPIAGVMFAIEILLTGVVFSDFIPLVVAAVCGSLISRILLQESVLFLFRSRGAFDYHNLPYYLLLGIICGLYARYFLVITRYMEGFFHSLRISRVQKAMLGGAILSLLCVLYPPLFGEGYDTIKSFTNGEIQQVIGNSFFRFISYRDWVVILFVGVICLFKAFATSITIQSGGNGGNFAPSLFAGGSLGYVFALLCMKAGIQNVPMTNLIIVGMAGVMSGVLYAPLTAIFLIAESSSGYDLFIPLMIVSVMSFLMAKWFSPTPPEMEKLVKQGQIFTREHDKNLLSLLHTLDLLDKHPQVIDINASSAELRELLANGRRNLIAVLDAQEHLLGMISLDDIRPLLFGKNDMAQFTVKTLMKPAGVVIRETDSVIVLVKKFDETGVWNLPVITLDGRFAGFISKSSVLDSYRKLLKEHSG; translated from the coding sequence GTGAGGAACAGCAGTATAAAAAAATATTACAGCTTCTTAAAGTTCAGGCGTAATTTCACGCGCTACGGTATCAATAAATTCAGGAGTTACGAAATCGTTGTTTTCTGGCTTAAAAGTATTCTCACCAGAAGCCAGTTTCTGATTTTATCCGGTATCCTGGTGGGCTGCACGGCCGGTTTTGCGGGGGTAATACTGAAGTCGCTTGTTCATTACATACATTATTTGATTTCCGCAAAGGTCCATTTCGAAGGTCAGATCCTTTTCTATCTGATATTTCCATTTTTGGGGATTGTGATTACAACCCTGGTGGTCAAATATGTTTTTAACGGGCAGGACAAAAAAGGTATACCCCTGATCCTGTTCGAGATCGCACAAAATGAAAGCCGGGTATCTTCTGTGAAAATGTACTCCCAGGTTGTGCAAAGTGCCATTACCGTAGGCCTGGGGGGGTCAGCCGGGCTTGAAAGCCCCATTGCGGTGACAGGCGCCGCAATAGGCTCCAATTTTGCACAAACCTATAAACTAAATTATAAAGAGCGTACCCTTTTACTGGCAGCGGGGGCAACGGCAGGTATTGCGTCTGCCTTTAATGCCCCGATTGCCGGCGTGATGTTCGCCATTGAAATTCTGCTGACGGGCGTTGTCTTCTCAGATTTTATTCCGCTGGTGGTGGCCGCAGTATGCGGGAGTCTGATATCAAGGATATTACTGCAGGAAAGTGTTCTTTTCCTGTTCCGGTCGCGCGGGGCGTTTGATTATCACAATCTGCCTTACTATTTATTGTTAGGCATTATATGTGGCCTTTATGCAAGATATTTCCTGGTGATCACCCGTTATATGGAAGGGTTTTTCCATTCCCTACGGATTTCCAGGGTACAAAAAGCCATGCTCGGCGGAGCTATTTTGTCTCTCCTGTGTGTACTATATCCTCCGCTGTTCGGGGAAGGGTATGATACGATCAAATCATTTACCAATGGGGAGATCCAGCAGGTGATTGGCAACAGCTTTTTCAGATTCATCAGTTATCGCGACTGGGTGGTGATTTTGTTTGTGGGGGTAATTTGTCTCTTCAAAGCCTTTGCCACTTCCATTACCATCCAGAGCGGTGGAAATGGCGGGAATTTTGCGCCGTCGCTGTTTGCCGGAGGTTCACTCGGGTATGTTTTTGCCCTTCTTTGCATGAAGGCAGGAATCCAGAATGTACCCATGACAAACCTTATTATTGTTGGCATGGCGGGCGTGATGAGCGGAGTGCTGTATGCTCCGTTGACGGCGATCTTCCTGATTGCCGAATCCAGCTCGGGATACGACCTCTTCATTCCGCTGATGATCGTCTCGGTGATGTCCTTTTTGATGGCTAAATGGTTTTCTCCAACCCCGCCCGAAATGGAGAAACTGGTGAAGCAGGGCCAAATCTTTACAAGAGAGCATGACAAAAACTTGTTGTCCTTGCTTCACACCCTTGATTTGCTCGACAAGCACCCTCAGGTAATTGATATTAATGCTTCTTCTGCTGAGCTCAGGGAGTTGCTGGCAAATGGAAGGAGAAACCTGATTGCCGTCCTGGATGCACAGGAGCACCTGCTTGGAATGATCAGCCTGGACGATATCCGGCCTTTGCTTTTTGGTAAGAATGATATGGCGCAGTTCACTGTCAAAACACTCATGAAACCTGCCGGAGTGGTGATCCGTGAAACGGATTCGGTCATCGTTTTGGTGAAAAAATTCGACGAGACAGGTGTTTGGAATCTGCCGGTAATTACCTTGGACGGCAGGTTTGCCGGGTTTATCTCTAAATCCAGTGTTCTGGATAGTTATCGGAAGCTTCTAAAAGAACATTCCGGTTAG
- a CDS encoding response regulator, with protein sequence MNPLKILIVEDEVITAMDIQETLERADHQVTGIAQSYYEAMESVRRQVPDMALLDIRLQEGEDGIRLAKDITERYDMPIIFLTAHSEHDTFAKAKETAPAAYLLKPFRQKELALQIELAYHHFKLNKAAMPKSTTMEYLFLPINKGYEKIAKSDVLFMQAEGVYVKIFMLNESKPHLLSMNLGYLSQYFNDINFYRLSRSLLVNLSHLERIEKNHIYLRGFASPVVVPETNRADLLKHLTVVRTR encoded by the coding sequence ATGAATCCACTCAAGATACTGATTGTAGAAGACGAGGTCATTACAGCCATGGATATACAGGAAACATTGGAACGCGCCGACCACCAGGTGACGGGCATAGCCCAGTCTTATTATGAAGCCATGGAGTCGGTGCGGCGCCAGGTACCGGACATGGCCCTGCTTGACATCCGGCTGCAGGAAGGAGAAGACGGTATTAGGCTGGCAAAAGATATAACCGAACGCTATGATATGCCTATTATTTTCCTGACGGCACACTCCGAACACGACACATTTGCAAAAGCAAAGGAAACTGCCCCTGCTGCTTACCTTCTGAAGCCATTCAGGCAGAAAGAACTAGCGCTCCAGATAGAGCTGGCCTATCATCATTTCAAGCTGAACAAGGCCGCGATGCCGAAGTCAACGACGATGGAGTACCTTTTCCTCCCCATTAACAAAGGCTATGAAAAGATTGCGAAAAGCGACGTATTGTTTATGCAGGCAGAAGGGGTATACGTTAAAATTTTCATGCTGAATGAGAGCAAGCCCCATCTTTTGTCGATGAATCTGGGGTATCTGTCTCAGTACTTCAATGATATCAATTTTTACAGGCTTTCGCGCTCATTGTTAGTTAATCTGAGTCATTTGGAGCGGATCGAAAAAAACCACATTTACCTGCGGGGTTTTGCCAGCCCGGTGGTGGTTCCGGAAACAAACCGCGCCGATCTCCTTAAACACCTTACCGTGGTACGGACCCGCTGA
- a CDS encoding RNA polymerase sigma-70 factor, with protein sequence MQDSFFYQETDCPVPFLSHHRVKRAATGEIDSTIFLRSAFETNPANGLELLFLRYYQPLCSHAVRFVYSKQIAEDLVSEVFFQFYRTQAYLNISTSYTSYLFRSVRNECYTYMKQEFGKMDSLDITEVQPFVAHSQQPDAEMHFNNLFLKINEVIEELPAQCRKVFLLSRFEDKKYHQIARECHISPKTVEVHISKALRQLRTALRGDWLLAAGFFSFLFSLERML encoded by the coding sequence ATGCAGGATTCTTTTTTTTATCAGGAAACCGACTGCCCGGTGCCTTTTTTATCACATCACAGGGTAAAAAGAGCCGCGACCGGTGAGATTGATTCGACGATCTTCCTAAGGTCGGCTTTTGAAACAAATCCTGCAAATGGCCTTGAATTGCTGTTTCTACGGTACTACCAGCCGTTGTGCAGCCATGCGGTCCGTTTTGTGTACTCTAAACAGATTGCCGAAGATCTTGTCAGTGAGGTGTTTTTTCAGTTTTATCGGACCCAGGCCTACCTCAACATTTCAACATCCTATACAAGTTACCTTTTCCGGTCGGTTCGTAATGAGTGCTACACGTATATGAAACAGGAATTCGGAAAGATGGATTCGCTTGACATCACCGAAGTGCAGCCGTTTGTAGCTCACTCCCAGCAGCCCGACGCGGAAATGCATTTCAATAATCTGTTTCTGAAAATAAATGAAGTGATTGAAGAACTTCCGGCGCAATGCCGGAAAGTTTTTTTATTAAGTCGTTTCGAGGATAAGAAATACCATCAGATCGCCAGGGAATGCCATATCTCTCCTAAAACAGTAGAGGTGCATATTTCAAAAGCACTCAGACAGCTGCGCACAGCCCTCCGTGGTGATTGGCTCCTGGCAGCAGGTTTTTTTTCTTTCCTATTTTCTCTTGAACGAATGTTATAA
- a CDS encoding DUF4998 domain-containing protein, whose translation MSTIYKLATCLFFLAAFASCTDWDDFKKYQAGGEIVYPGKGDTIVVASGRNRMQLLWVLGADPRVIKYKLYWNNKADSLEAPVPADVIGDTMKIMIETLPEGSYNFEMFSLDAKGNISVPLRFNGRAYGTNYESGLLNRSIRSTSYNDSLKTLEVLWNDPDTVNVNTELKYIGIDSKTKSVVLGPEITASEVKDWKPGTILSYRSSFKPDRKAIDVFTATKYDTLSVTIK comes from the coding sequence ATGAGTACTATATATAAACTGGCAACGTGTCTGTTTTTCCTGGCCGCCTTTGCGTCTTGCACGGATTGGGACGATTTTAAAAAGTACCAGGCCGGAGGCGAAATCGTTTATCCCGGAAAGGGAGATACCATTGTGGTTGCATCAGGAAGGAACCGGATGCAGCTGCTATGGGTATTAGGCGCCGACCCGCGTGTAATAAAGTATAAATTATACTGGAACAACAAAGCAGATTCTCTGGAAGCTCCGGTGCCTGCAGATGTGATCGGGGATACCATGAAAATAATGATAGAGACGCTGCCGGAGGGTTCCTATAATTTCGAAATGTTTTCGCTGGACGCAAAAGGAAATATATCGGTCCCTTTGCGTTTTAACGGTAGGGCATACGGAACAAACTATGAATCGGGCTTGCTCAACAGAAGTATCCGGAGCACCTCTTACAACGATAGCCTTAAAACACTGGAAGTACTATGGAATGACCCGGATACGGTCAATGTAAATACGGAGCTGAAATACATCGGGATTGACTCAAAGACTAAATCTGTTGTACTTGGTCCGGAAATAACTGCCAGTGAGGTCAAAGATTGGAAACCCGGAACAATTCTTAGTTACCGGTCGTCATTCAAACCGGACCGTAAAGCAATTGATGTCTTTACGGCAACAAAATACGATACGCTTTCGGTTACCATAAAGTGA
- a CDS encoding DUF5000 domain-containing lipoprotein, whose amino-acid sequence MKNTKIALTLLWFAGLTALFSCADLDEIRKPLGTDSVKPGMVSNISVTNFPGGATITYSIPNDEDLEYVLATYTINKDKPSLSEAKASHFNNKITVEGFSDAGDFEVKLYSVDRSSNKSEPVIVKVAPQAPPLRTVHKSLQLGVDFGGLNVVFDNPAEAKLAIVVITKDNNGDFIPVETLYTQSKNGSFAARGFDTLSRDFGVYVRDRWNNYSDTTFKNVKPLFEKELEKSRFREYPLPTDEESGYGWTMPYLWDEKHTEPGFHTIPLSNREMPIHFTFDLGVTAKLSRFKLWQREGDWFYKHGNPRKWTMWGSEKAPNTDGSFTGWTKLMDCESVKPSGSPYGVNTGDDIAYMSAGEEFVFPLSAPRVRYIRMQIFQNWSDTKFVHFTEISFWGDTK is encoded by the coding sequence ATGAAAAATACAAAAATTGCATTAACACTCTTGTGGTTTGCCGGGCTTACAGCTTTGTTTTCCTGTGCGGACCTCGACGAAATCCGAAAACCTCTGGGCACAGACTCCGTAAAGCCAGGTATGGTGAGCAATATTTCAGTCACAAATTTCCCAGGAGGCGCCACCATTACCTATTCAATTCCGAATGATGAGGATCTGGAATATGTACTGGCGACGTACACCATTAATAAAGATAAGCCGAGCCTGAGTGAAGCCAAAGCCTCTCATTTTAATAATAAAATCACAGTAGAAGGGTTTTCAGATGCTGGTGATTTTGAGGTAAAGCTGTACTCGGTGGACCGCAGTTCCAATAAATCCGAGCCAGTGATTGTAAAGGTTGCTCCGCAGGCGCCTCCTTTGCGCACCGTCCATAAATCATTGCAGCTTGGGGTGGATTTTGGGGGGCTCAATGTCGTTTTCGACAATCCGGCGGAGGCAAAACTAGCCATTGTAGTAATTACCAAAGACAATAATGGCGATTTTATTCCCGTAGAAACCCTGTATACCCAATCGAAAAACGGTTCTTTTGCAGCGCGTGGTTTTGATACCCTCAGCAGGGATTTCGGTGTATATGTCCGTGACCGATGGAATAATTATTCTGATACTACCTTCAAAAATGTTAAGCCACTCTTCGAAAAGGAACTGGAAAAGTCCCGATTTAGGGAGTACCCGTTGCCCACGGACGAAGAGAGCGGCTACGGCTGGACCATGCCCTATCTCTGGGATGAGAAGCACACGGAACCAGGCTTTCATACAATCCCGCTTTCCAATAGAGAAATGCCGATACATTTCACGTTTGATCTGGGGGTAACTGCCAAGCTTAGCCGTTTTAAATTATGGCAAAGAGAGGGCGACTGGTTTTATAAACATGGCAATCCACGCAAGTGGACCATGTGGGGCAGCGAAAAAGCGCCGAACACGGATGGAAGTTTTACCGGCTGGACCAAGCTTATGGACTGCGAGTCTGTCAAACCTTCGGGCAGCCCCTATGGGGTCAATACCGGAGATGATATTGCCTATATGTCTGCTGGTGAGGAGTTTGTGTTTCCGCTTTCGGCGCCGAGGGTACGGTACATCCGTATGCAGATTTTTCAGAATTGGTCGGATACGAAATTTGTGCATTTTACGGAAATTTCTTTTTGGGGAGACACTAAATAA
- a CDS encoding RagB/SusD family nutrient uptake outer membrane protein produces MKIVYVKYFAAALLLIILAGCKKYLDIVPDNVATIDNAFKMRTDAEKYLFTCYNNLPQFGVEGADPGFLTGDEFATVYPPQGNINTDLYRIARGEQNIVSPIANFWDDKFFQAIRECNIFLENVDKVRDLSALEKKRWVAEVKFLKAYYHYYLLRMYGPIPIIKTNLPISASIEEVKVSRQHVDSVFNYTVTLMDEAIADLPAVLPIEFAELGRVTKSIAMSVKAEVLVTAASPLFNGNSNYANLKNKNGGALFSTSASVAKWEKARDACKEAVDACIANGHKLYEFIPRSASTRVSDSTQLLMSIRAAVTDKWNAELIWGASNSTGGGTRGFQSLSQARLSPFTGTIPNESIGSMLAPPLHIAEMFYSNNGVPIEEDKSYPYASRFTALRRAVAGERYYIKEGYTTVQLHYDREPRFYADLGFDGGIWFGQGKNDDNNTWVLEGKLGQTGGRQGASLYSVTGYWPKKLVNYNNAINDPAQQYSVEGYPFPIMRLADLYLLYAEALNEASGPSAEVYQWLDRVRKRAGLKGVVESWTNYSSKPSKVTTKEGLREIIQRERLIELVFESKRFWDLRRWKVAENYLQRPINGWDITQREAVNYYRVRSIFSSSFSLKDYFWPISENSLIVNPNLVQNPGW; encoded by the coding sequence ATGAAAATTGTATACGTAAAATACTTCGCAGCGGCATTGCTGCTGATAATTTTGGCAGGCTGCAAAAAATACCTTGACATTGTCCCGGACAACGTAGCGACCATCGATAATGCATTCAAGATGAGGACAGATGCAGAAAAGTACCTTTTTACCTGTTATAACAATTTACCACAATTTGGCGTAGAAGGTGCCGACCCCGGGTTTCTCACAGGGGATGAATTTGCCACGGTATATCCGCCTCAGGGCAATATCAATACCGACCTTTACCGCATAGCCCGTGGAGAACAGAATATTGTATCACCGATTGCCAATTTCTGGGACGATAAGTTCTTTCAAGCGATCAGAGAATGTAATATTTTCCTGGAAAATGTAGATAAGGTAAGAGATCTGAGTGCTCTGGAAAAGAAGCGATGGGTAGCAGAAGTAAAATTTCTGAAAGCATATTACCATTACTATCTGCTGCGGATGTACGGGCCAATCCCCATTATTAAAACCAATCTGCCCATTTCTGCCTCTATTGAAGAAGTCAAGGTATCCCGCCAGCATGTTGACTCGGTGTTTAACTATACGGTTACCTTGATGGACGAGGCTATCGCTGATTTACCTGCTGTACTTCCTATTGAATTTGCCGAACTGGGGCGGGTTACAAAGAGTATTGCTATGTCTGTCAAAGCAGAGGTGTTGGTAACTGCCGCCAGCCCGCTTTTTAATGGCAACTCAAATTATGCGAATTTAAAGAATAAGAACGGCGGGGCCCTTTTCAGTACCAGCGCCAGCGTTGCCAAATGGGAAAAAGCCAGGGATGCTTGTAAGGAGGCGGTTGACGCCTGTATAGCCAACGGTCATAAATTGTATGAATTTATACCAAGGTCGGCTTCTACAAGAGTTTCGGATTCAACACAGCTTTTAATGAGCATCCGCGCGGCGGTAACCGACAAATGGAACGCAGAATTAATCTGGGGTGCTTCTAACTCCACAGGAGGTGGCACCAGGGGATTTCAATCCTTGTCGCAGGCCAGGCTAAGCCCCTTTACCGGTACAATTCCTAATGAAAGCATTGGTTCCATGCTGGCGCCGCCTCTTCACATTGCCGAGATGTTTTACAGCAACAACGGTGTGCCGATTGAGGAAGATAAAAGTTATCCATATGCCAGCCGCTTTACCGCTTTACGGCGGGCTGTTGCCGGGGAACGTTATTACATAAAAGAGGGATATACCACTGTTCAGCTTCATTACGATCGCGAGCCACGCTTTTATGCGGACCTGGGTTTTGACGGGGGAATCTGGTTTGGACAGGGTAAAAATGATGACAACAACACATGGGTACTCGAAGGAAAACTCGGCCAGACCGGCGGCAGACAGGGTGCGTCTCTCTACTCTGTTACGGGATACTGGCCTAAAAAACTGGTCAACTACAATAATGCCATTAACGATCCTGCGCAGCAGTACAGTGTAGAGGGCTACCCGTTTCCGATCATGAGGCTGGCCGACCTCTATTTACTGTATGCCGAGGCGTTGAACGAAGCCTCGGGGCCGTCTGCCGAGGTTTACCAATGGCTCGACAGGGTTAGAAAACGGGCAGGGCTGAAAGGAGTTGTCGAGTCGTGGACAAATTACTCCAGCAAACCGTCCAAGGTCACAACGAAGGAAGGGCTCAGGGAAATTATACAGCGCGAAAGACTGATTGAGCTGGTGTTTGAAAGTAAGCGTTTTTGGGATCTGAGAAGATGGAAAGTGGCGGAAAATTATCTCCAGAGGCCGATCAACGGATGGGATATTACCCAGCGGGAGGCCGTAAATTACTACAGGGTGCGATCCATTTTCAGCAGCAGTTTTAGTTTGAAAGATTACTTCTGGCCCATTTCAGAAAACTCTTTAATCGTTAATCCTAATTTGGTTCAAAATCCTGGTTGGTAA
- a CDS encoding TonB-dependent receptor has protein sequence MTATQLLFAVLLTGLSYASPTLSQELLKERLSISVRGGSLKSILKDIEKQVDVSFSYQKNVIALDEKISIEVKNETLDDLLSRVLTPRNISYQLVNVNQVVLTKMKVNSKEPSGAVDSKKISHVLEKQIAGKVTDEKGEGLPGVSIVIKGSQMGTSTEADGTYRLAIPGAKSVLIFSYVGYISEEKVVGDQLIMNVVLKIDNKALDEVVVTAFGQKQHKEAVVGAVTTIRPSDLKIPASNLTTAIAGRLSGVIGYQRGGEPGVDNATFFIRGITTFGTNNSPLILVDNVELTVTDLARLQPDDIESFSILKDASATALYGARGANGVVYVTTKQGKAGKAKINFRIENSVSMPTQNVELADPITYMKLYNEAQLTRDPLAPIKYSQNQIDNTLRGGNPYIYPATDWRKALFKKYTQNRRGNLSVSGGGEVAQYYVATSFSNDNGILKVDKMNNFNNNVKLNNYSVRSNVNINLSGSTQLIVRLYGNFDDYNGPIDGGSGLYQKALKTSPTSYPAFYAPDEDNKATDHILFGNFDQGQYLNPYADMVKGYKQYSRSKMLTQLELTQKLDFLVKGLNVRGLANINRYSYFDVTRAYNPYFYRAGSYDKQTDTYRLNWLNQQTSQFFSEPATEYLNYKPGSKDLETFLYLQGTADYTRVFKEVHSVNATIVTTLQQSLKNNSTATSQPTLQLSLPSRNTGISGRLSYSFDNRYFAEFNFGYNGSERFYKTKQFGFFPTIGGAWVISNENFWKPVETIVNKLKVRGSFGLVGNDAIGSAYDRFFFLSEVNLNDTRRGATFGFNSNTYREGVSISRYENKDITWETSHQTNLGLEFSLLQKLNVIAEIYKQRRSNILMTRASIPTTTGLSVIPQANVGEAKSKGFDLAVDFNQNFSNGAWMIARGNLTMARGIYSVYEEPDYQDRYLSKVGQSITQPRGLIAERLFIDENDVKNSPRQNFGTYGAGDLKYRDINRDGQITNADFVPIGFPETPEITYGFGLSAGRNQFDFSVFFQGLGRESFFINPVATAPFINYPYDNNGINPLYPSNLIGENALLKAFADSHWSEENQDIYAVWPRLSTSVNQNNSQRSTWYMRDGSFLRLKTLEAGYTVKGKLLDNLKITNMRFYFSGTNLLTFSKFKLWDPEMGGNGLGYPVQKVYNIGLNLNF, from the coding sequence ATGACCGCGACACAACTCCTGTTTGCTGTGCTGCTAACGGGTTTAAGTTATGCTTCGCCTACGTTGTCGCAGGAACTTCTTAAAGAACGTTTATCTATATCCGTTAGAGGAGGTTCTTTGAAATCCATTTTAAAAGACATCGAAAAACAGGTGGACGTGTCGTTTTCATACCAGAAAAATGTAATTGCTTTAGATGAAAAAATCTCAATAGAAGTAAAAAATGAAACGCTTGACGACCTGCTGAGCCGTGTACTGACTCCGAGAAATATCAGCTACCAGCTTGTGAATGTAAACCAGGTAGTACTAACCAAAATGAAGGTCAACTCAAAGGAGCCAAGCGGTGCGGTGGATTCAAAAAAAATATCCCATGTTCTCGAAAAGCAGATAGCTGGCAAAGTAACTGACGAAAAAGGGGAAGGCCTGCCAGGGGTAAGTATTGTCATAAAGGGGTCACAAATGGGGACTAGCACCGAAGCCGATGGTACCTACCGCCTGGCCATTCCGGGAGCAAAGTCGGTACTGATTTTTTCTTATGTCGGCTACATTTCGGAAGAAAAAGTAGTGGGCGACCAGCTCATTATGAATGTTGTTCTGAAGATAGACAACAAGGCCCTGGACGAAGTAGTAGTAACGGCTTTTGGCCAAAAACAGCACAAAGAAGCCGTAGTGGGAGCCGTCACCACGATTCGTCCGTCGGACCTGAAAATACCCGCCAGCAACCTTACCACAGCCATTGCAGGGAGGCTTTCGGGGGTTATTGGTTACCAGCGAGGCGGTGAACCCGGTGTAGATAACGCCACTTTTTTTATCCGGGGAATCACCACGTTCGGTACCAATAATTCGCCGCTGATTCTGGTGGACAACGTGGAACTTACAGTGACGGATCTTGCCCGCTTGCAGCCCGACGACATCGAGAGTTTTTCCATCCTGAAGGATGCAAGTGCTACTGCACTGTACGGTGCCCGCGGCGCTAACGGAGTGGTTTACGTGACCACCAAACAAGGGAAAGCCGGAAAGGCAAAAATTAATTTTCGGATAGAAAATTCGGTTTCGATGCCCACTCAGAATGTGGAGCTCGCAGACCCGATCACCTATATGAAGCTCTATAATGAGGCACAGCTGACGCGGGATCCGCTTGCTCCCATTAAATATTCTCAAAACCAGATAGACAATACCCTCCGTGGAGGTAATCCTTACATTTACCCCGCAACAGACTGGCGAAAAGCCCTTTTTAAAAAATACACACAAAACAGGCGTGGGAACCTGAGCGTATCCGGAGGTGGAGAAGTGGCGCAGTATTATGTGGCTACTTCTTTCAGCAACGACAATGGGATACTGAAGGTAGACAAAATGAACAATTTTAATAATAACGTAAAGCTCAACAACTACTCGGTACGTTCCAATGTAAATATCAATCTGAGCGGTTCCACCCAGTTAATCGTCAGGTTGTATGGAAATTTCGATGATTACAACGGGCCGATCGACGGAGGTTCCGGATTGTATCAGAAAGCCCTGAAGACAAGCCCTACCTCCTATCCGGCTTTTTACGCACCAGATGAAGACAATAAAGCCACAGATCATATTCTGTTCGGGAATTTTGACCAGGGACAGTACCTCAACCCTTATGCCGATATGGTCAAGGGATACAAGCAATATTCGCGCTCGAAAATGCTCACACAGCTGGAACTGACCCAGAAACTGGATTTTCTGGTAAAAGGGCTAAATGTGCGGGGACTGGCAAATATTAACCGGTATTCCTACTTTGATGTTACCCGTGCTTACAATCCCTATTTCTACCGTGCAGGATCGTATGATAAGCAAACCGATACTTACAGGCTCAACTGGCTTAATCAGCAAACGAGCCAGTTCTTTTCGGAACCTGCTACGGAGTACCTCAATTATAAGCCCGGAAGCAAAGACCTGGAAACATTTCTTTATCTGCAGGGAACAGCAGATTACACCCGTGTTTTCAAAGAAGTACACTCAGTGAACGCGACAATCGTTACCACCCTGCAGCAGAGCTTGAAAAACAACTCCACCGCGACCAGTCAGCCTACGCTTCAGCTTTCGCTCCCCAGCCGAAACACCGGCATTTCGGGAAGGCTTTCGTATTCGTTTGACAATCGCTATTTCGCCGAGTTCAACTTTGGATATAATGGCTCCGAACGGTTTTACAAAACCAAGCAGTTCGGTTTCTTCCCCACCATCGGCGGGGCATGGGTGATTTCCAATGAAAATTTCTGGAAACCAGTTGAAACTATTGTAAACAAACTGAAGGTAAGGGGATCCTTCGGGCTGGTGGGCAATGACGCCATCGGCAGCGCTTATGACCGCTTCTTTTTCCTTTCAGAAGTGAATCTCAATGACACAAGAAGAGGCGCCACCTTCGGGTTTAATTCCAATACCTACCGTGAAGGGGTCTCCATTTCCAGATATGAAAACAAGGATATCACCTGGGAAACCTCCCATCAGACCAATCTGGGACTGGAGTTTTCTCTCTTGCAGAAGCTCAACGTGATTGCCGAAATTTATAAACAACGACGCTCGAATATCCTGATGACACGGGCATCTATTCCAACTACGACGGGGCTTTCCGTCATTCCCCAGGCCAATGTCGGAGAAGCTAAGTCCAAGGGGTTTGATCTGGCGGTGGATTTCAATCAAAACTTCAGTAACGGAGCGTGGATGATCGCCAGAGGAAATCTCACGATGGCACGAGGCATCTATTCCGTCTATGAGGAGCCCGATTATCAGGATCGTTACCTTTCCAAGGTGGGGCAATCCATCACGCAACCAAGGGGTCTGATCGCCGAAAGGCTTTTTATAGATGAGAATGACGTTAAGAATTCACCTCGCCAAAATTTTGGAACATACGGCGCGGGGGATCTGAAATACAGAGATATTAATCGGGATGGACAGATTACCAATGCCGACTTTGTACCCATCGGATTTCCGGAAACACCCGAAATTACCTACGGTTTTGGTCTCTCCGCAGGCCGTAACCAGTTCGATTTCTCCGTGTTTTTTCAGGGTTTGGGCAGAGAATCATTCTTTATCAATCCTGTAGCAACAGCACCATTTATAAATTACCCGTATGATAATAATGGGATAAACCCTTTATATCCATCCAATTTGATCGGTGAAAACGCACTTTTGAAGGCTTTTGCGGATAGCCACTGGTCAGAAGAAAACCAGGATATCTACGCCGTGTGGCCGCGTTTATCCACCTCGGTCAACCAAAATAATTCCCAGCGGAGTACCTGGTACATGCGGGACGGGTCATTCTTAAGGCTGAAAACGCTGGAGGCTGGTTACACGGTAAAAGGGAAATTGCTGGATAATCTTAAAATCACCAACATGCGCTTTTATTTCAGCGGTACCAACCTGCTTACTTTCAGCAAGTTTAAGTTGTGGGATCCCGAAATGGGTGGAAATGGTCTCGGCTACCCGGTGCAAAAAGTTTACAACATTGGTTTGAATCTCAATTTTTAA